The following DNA comes from Pithys albifrons albifrons isolate INPA30051 chromosome 17, PitAlb_v1, whole genome shotgun sequence.
tcccaggtaaCAACTGACagggcaagaggaaatggcctcaagggAGGCCTGTTCTAAGGGAGATTTAGATTGGTTATTTGGGAAAATTACTTCATAAAAAGAGTTGTCCAGCCTTGACACAGCTCACCCAGGCTCTGGTGGAGTCCCCATTCCTAGAGGGATTTAAAAaccatgtagatgtggcacttggggacatgggttagtggaGAACATGATGGTgcgagggttggacttgatgatcttagagggcttttcaaCCTGAATGATTTCAAGACAATGGGAAGTGGTAACTCAGGGGAGGGCCTGTTAGTACTGAGATGCTGTGACAGTTCCCACAGCTTGTAGAGTGACTGTGtttggagctgtgcagggcatTACCTGCCTGAGGGCACAGACCTGTGGCTGTCCATACCTGAACTGGGTGCATTGGGAGCTGTATGCTCCTAGGGACCTGGACTGGGTACTGGGGGAATGTGGATGCCCCCCTGCTGATGCCAGCCAGTGAGTTATGGCAACACATTTATTGCCCAGGTCCCAGCCTGGAGGACACCAGGtgtgcacaggcacacagaaaCCCCAGCAATCATTTGGCACTGGTAGCCCACGTCCCTCACTGCTTTTTGAGCCGTGTCCAATGTCTCCCACAGAACTGCCTCCTATTATTGGgactcccagcagcagctctacCGGAACCTGCTGAAGCTCTATGGCCTTCACTTTGACATCTCCGTGCACGGCCAGGTACCATGTCCTCCACAGCCCCGGCATGCACAGCCCTGGCATGCACAGCCCCGGCAGCCTCATCCCCAGGGCTGACTCCTCACACcactccctgctgctctcctgcagccacccctgtggtttgctgctgctgtcacttcTCCCTGCCCTGAAGAACCCTTCACCTCTTTCCAGAGGTTTtcaagcagagcaggagaaaatggTCTCTCCCATTTAAAGAATAACCTCTTGGTAatgccctgagcagggaggttttTCTCCCTGAAGGTCTGACCTGGGGGCTGTGAAGCAGACAAGGTGAGCTGCTCTGGGCCTATGGGCATCTCTGAGGATCTTGAGTGGGAAGGTAGCAAAGATCACCCTGAACTCTTCTGAACCTGGACAATTAAACCCCTCTTGATTAATTGTACCCTTAGGGACACAAGGTGTGGGCATGATCACGACTGGACATGCCCTAGTCATGTGTGTTCAGAGCCCAGGAACCCCCAGTGTCCTGGCCTCATCCCATAGCACTGACAGCAGATGAGGGGAGGATTCTGCCCcgctcaggtgagaccccacctggagtgctgcctccagctctgggattcctgcacaggaaggacatgaagctgctggagcaagCCCAGAGGAGACCACGGAGATATTCTAAGGGCTGAAATCCCTCTGatctggagacaggctgggagagctggaagtGTTcatctggagaagggaaggctccaagGTGACCTTAGAGCCCCATGCAGTGCCTAAAGGGGtcccaagagagctggagatggaCTTGGGACAAAGGCctggaggaacaggacaagatgtaatggcttcccactgccagagggcagggatagatgggatattgggaagaaattcttccctgtgaaggtggggaggccctggcacaggttgtccagagaagctgtggctgtcccatccctgcaagtgttcaaggccaggctggacagggcttgaaacaacctggtctagtggaaggtgtccctgcctatgatatgggggtggaatgaggtgggctttaagttccctttcaacccaaaccatttcatgattctgtgattggtGACGCTACTCTATGTAGCATCTCTGAAAAACTCAGTGCTCAGCTGTGCAAGAGGGAGACTGTGCCGAGAGTTCTTGGCACTCTGAGAGATGTTCACAGCTAGACTGTCATGCTCAGTAGTGTCCTTTGCACCTGAAGACAGTAAAGCATACAGCACAGGACAGGGTGCACCACTTCTGAGTATTGAGAGCAgatccaggagcaggagagaacaGCCAGGAGAGAGATGGTAACCCCAAAATCTCTCCCCCCAGACAACCATTTGACTCATTTGAACAGAGAAGGACACATTGCATCAGGGCCATGTTTGCTGGGATGTGGTTCCGTGGatggcagctgcagcaagagggaGGCTCCTGCCATGCCTGTGGGAGCATGTGGCTCACAGTAAACTCTGCTGCCACCAAGTCACCAGCTGTCAATCCATTCTTTGACAGCCAAAGAGGGTTGGAGTCAGTGGAACAGCAATTCCTACAGTTGGGCATCTTTCTGAATCCCTCTTGCACCCCACAGCTTTAAGCATGGTGCCCCATGGGGCTCAGTCCACACTCTCACCACTCTCTACCCACCATTTCTCACCAGGCTGGGAAGTTCAGCATGATTCCTACTGCTGTGAGCTTCGGAACCAGCATTGCCTTCTTTGGTGCCGTGAGTACTCCGATATGCTCTTTTCCTTTGATCCATGGGTTGGGATTTGCCACTCATCAGTTGTTTCGCTGCCTGCCTGGGTGCCGGCCAGCATGGAGGGAAGATGGTCTGGCAGGTTGTCAGCTCCCATTTCCCTGTGACCACTGGCAACAATACCACTGGGATCCTGAGGGCTGTCAGGGTCATGTCTCATGGAGGCTGGGTGTTTGTGTGGGCCCTGGGAAGGAGCACGGCtggggtgctgctggcaggagagagcagctcctctctctgcttctccccTGAATCTCAAGGGACCTGGTGTACTGTCACCAAGATGGGGGCAGCCCCTCGTAGAGCCCTTCTGTGGCTCATCCCTTCTAGCAGAGTAACAGGGAGCCTGAGGTCCCCCACCTGCCCCCTCTTTCCTCCCCAGCATGCTCGTTCCAGTCCATACATGGCTGTGGGGGCACTGGAAGAGCGCCCCCAGTGTTCATCCATTGCAGCCTGGGTGATCCTGCCTGACCTCCAGTGCAGCTTATGGGAGCGGGCTGTCAGAGAGGAGCAATTGGAGTTGGCAGGTGacctggctggaggcagggccaGCTCGCTGCCCTCAGAGGGCTGGCCCACAGCCAGCTGCAGGACTCTGGGTGCCAGGGTGGAGGGTCAGGCATTCCAGGAGAAAGTTTCCCTGTGCATGGTCTTCAATATTTGTTTGTCTCTAGGCTACGGTGGTCTGTGACCTGATTTTGCTCTACCTGGATGCAAAGGCTGACCTTTATTGGAGGGAGAAGTTTGAGGAGGTAAAGGTGGGGCCACATGGGAGAGAGAAGGCTGGAGTGAAGGTTATTTTAGATTTAGTGTTTTTCTGCCGCTTGGTTAAAACTCAGTTCATAAGATCTGGGAAAAAACTGGTGGAGCAGCTCTTAGTTTCCAACTTTTGGGCTTAGTGACTGGTCTGAACTGGGAGAGGGATGCAGCTTGGTGCCAGGATTTAGGGAAAGCTGCACCACAACCTGAGTTGCAGTTAGACTCCAAAGGGGTTCCCTGTGGGTACCTTACGTGGAAACCTGACATAGCTCCACATGTATTCATCCTCTTAATGGAATCTGTCTGGACTCCATGCAGAGAAAGGAGGGCAGCTCTTCAGAGCACGACCAGTGCTGCAGTTCAGTGACAGGTTTTCATGCCTTGCATGATTCCTGATGTGGGAATTCACTTCCCTGGTGAATCAGGGAGTCACAGGaggtccctgcagagcaggagagctgcCAGCCTTGCCTTGGGTCATCTCCAGCTTTGTCTGGCCAAGTCTTTGGAGCCTCTGAGAACCAAGATCCCCCAGCTCCTGGTgaactgccccagggctgcaccATCCTCCTGGGGGAGAATGTTCCTGATGCTAGATCTCAGATTGCAAGCAGAGTGGGAGTCTTGGACAATGAATCTGTTTGCATGGGACCAAGCAGACCAGTGCAGGTCCACCTGAATTGTCCCTGTGCCTGTTGTACTGATGCCCCTGTTCATTTTTCAGGCAAAACCCCCTAAAGGTAAGCCTGAGGCTTCCTTCCCTCTGGAGCCACCTCCAGGTAGTTGTGATGGGGGCATGGTTGCAGCCCAGGTGGAGCTGGGCTAGTCCTGGCCCAGGTGTGCACTGCTGGGGTTAGGGTCTGCCTTTCCTGGAGAAACattggtggcagcagcagttctTGGCTcctggaacacaaagccatCCCAGGTGCAGCTCACGGCACTGAcagctggtgctggagcagagctgtgcttggCACAAGAGGCTTAAACCACTTTGTATTTCAACATGTTCCAATAGCCATGGGCTTTAATTTCCCATGAAAAACAGGGATTCAATGGAATAAAGCTGTTCCAAAAGCAGGAAGTGGCTCTGCTCTGTCTCTAGCCCTACAGGTGGCTGTAAGGTTTTGGGATGCTGCTCTCACATGTCTCAGCACCCTGCACACTTCCAGCTGGGATGGTGTCGTGTGAGCTGCCCAGATCCTCAGGAGATCTCTGGGAGGTTCAGGGAAGATTTAAGAACTCGGCTTAAGGCTCCAACCTTAAGGCTGGTACTTCCTGGGGGTGCTTTTGCTTCTGCACCTCTAAGTCCTGCCTCCTGCCAAGGCTGATGCTCAGCAAGgacaggcacagccatggggtGAGCCAGAGTGTTTCAGAGGTGTTAACCCGTCATTCCCAcctgctccaggctgtgttGGCCTGGAGCAAGGCAGGTACTgcctgggtctgtgcccagGTGCTGCTCTTTGAACGCCACAAGGCTCAAAAACACAGTGTCTGTGGGTTTGAGCACCTTTTAATGCTCCCTGTTGGGACTGACTTGCGTGGTTTGGAGGTGTCCTGCAGCATCACCCCATCTCAGCTGCCTGCCCCGTGTGTCTGCCCTGGCTGGCCCCTCCCACCTTCCTGCAACTGCCGCAGGTAGAACTGTGCTGCCAGCTGCTTGGTCATGGTCTTCAGCGCCAGGAAGGCAGCCACGATCTCAGCAAGGAGGAAGaccaggaacaggctgtgcaTGGACATCTCCAGTGGCAGGTGAATGACCTGGCTGTCTgtcagcaggaagagcaggaggggcagctgAATCAGGAAGGAGAGTAGTAGGAACCCGGCCAGCTCAGGCACCTGCAGGAGCAGAATCTGCTGAGATGGGGTAAGGAGGCAGCAGTGGGCTGGGGGAGACCCTCTTACCCAGGAGCAAATCGTGTCAGCTGTTGCCAGTCTTGGCACCTAGGTACTGGGGATGTCCCTGCCACACAGACCTGTGGTTGGATGTGGTCAGGTGCTGTCAAGCCCCGTGCTGGAGGGTTGCACCCACAGGAAGATACAGCAGGAGGATGAATGAGTCTCCTTCATCCCCAGCCTTCAGGTCCTGCCCGCACCCATGACTCCCTTCTGAGACAGCTCCAGGCAGAACTCCAGGAGGAAGGGGCAGTGATGGGCACTTGGATCGCAAGTGAAGGGCCATCCAGCTCCCCTAGCTAGGCAAGCCCTCCCTGAGTTCAGGGGTCCTGtggccagggcaggcagtgcttACCTTCTCCTGGAGATTGCCCAGGTAGCCCAGGTAGAGGCGGAAACCCTCAGCCAGCGAGAGAATGAGGAAGGCTGTGATGAGCAGGAACTGGTAGTGCCGAGGCAGGAGGTAGTACTGTAATGCAGGCACAGCCTTGTCCCAGTCAGCCCCACCCCCTGCACTCCAGTCCAACTGTTCATGCCTCAtttcccagtgcctgtgcaCCATTCCCAGATAGCTGGGCCCTCTTCCTCATCACATTTGCCCTGTCCCCTGCACCCCAtgctcagctccctgtgccctcctcccCATACCCTCTCTTccatgctctgccagctccccTCATGCTGGTGCCCAGCTTTGCCCACATTTCTCTCCCAGTTTAAGCTTTCCTCCCTGAAAAGTTCATGATTTCCATTTCTAGCAGACAGAGATGAGCCATCTTGTCTTGTGGGGTCAAGGTGCTTTGGAGACCCATCAATTCTGAAGAGGctcccctcttccctgctcACTGTTTCCCCCCCACGACAAGGGAGGCTGGGCAGAAGCagcttcccccctccccacGTGACCCATTGGCACAGTACCTTCAGCTGCAGCATCATCCCCTCAGTCAGGCACCAGACCGGGAAGTAGTAGACGTTGAAGTAGAGCATCACCTGGAGGGGCAGGCTGGCCAGCACCTCGTGGGCtaggcaggaggggcaggcatgggccagctgcccagcagccctgggtCTCCCTGCCCAGAGGGACCCTTCACTCACAGCTCATGGAGTAGGGCAATAGCCCCTGGGTACCGCATATGGCTGTTTGCAGCAAATGTTCTTATTTTTGCTCCCCTCCTTGGGGGGATGGGTGCAGATACCCTTTGGGTGCTGTTACCTCAGAGGCACCCAGGTGGTTTGGTGATGTGCTGAGCAAGCTCACAGTGATGACCCCCTCCCAAACACCCCTCTACAAAGCCTCACTGCCCATACCTGGCTGGTAGATGTGGGTAGTGCCACTGTCCTGTGTTTTATTGTTGATGAAGAGGGAGCCACTGAAGGCCACCAAGCCCCGGCGCAGGTTGGGGGGCAGCAGGGTGTGTGCAGCCATGGCTGACAgctgagcccagctcagccaggaTTAGTCAGGAGGAAATCAGTGGGATGACAGGTCAGGCTAATGCGCAGGGCCACTGGCCATTGGCTCCCTGAGGACTGGGCTGCTGAGATGGGAGGGGGATGTGAGGAAGGAGAATTCCCAACTTGGTTCCTATGTAGGAACCACAAGGTGGAGTTGCAAGGGAGCCACAAGTCATAGAGCATCTCCTCTCCACAGCAGCTTTAGGGGCTGAGCAGCAGGTTGTACCTGTCACCATgacagggacacagcagtgtccccagcaACTGCACCCTCTCCCAGCTAGGCTGTATCAACATAATTACTGCTCAAAGTCTCCTGACAGAGGAGGATAGCCCGCAAAAGAATGGCGCTCTTCATCTGAAATGCTTCTTCAAGACCTTCAGGCTCATGGAGCATTTACCCATCCCTGCGAGCGTCCCTGCGAacaggctgtccctgcagatCTCCACACTGCTTAGTGTCCCCAGACTCCATGCAGGCTCAggagtgctggggagggcagtgggggtGGTGTGTGAGGGGATGGTTGAGCCAGAGGTGAATGTCAGGGAAAGGCGATGGTGCTTTGGGGACTTGTTAAAATAACAGAAgcattaaggttggaaaagccctctaagaccAGTAAATACAACcaattaacccagcactgccaggtacCCCAcaaaaccatgtccccaagtccAACATCTAcgcattttttttaatatttccagggttggagaacccaccaccaccctgggcagcctgtgaaagtgctggacaaccctttccataaagaaattttccctaatatccaacctaaacatcccctggtgcaacttgagaccatttcctctcgccctgtcacttgttacttgggaatAGAGCCTGATCCCTTGACTCCACCTTCTGTCAGGAAGATGTAGAGAGCAACAAGGTCACCCTTGAGCCACCTTTTCTTCTGCCtgagccctgccagctccctcagccactgctcatcagacttgtgctccagtcccttccacAGCTCAGTTGCCCTTCTCTGGGTATGCTGTGTTAGTCCTACCCAACAGATGTGGTTTCACCTCCAACCCACCCCATAAGGTACATCAGAGAAGCTGCCTCAAATAGTGGGAGTGAATGCTGTAAATGAGTGAATGCTTTGTGGGATAGGCAGTAGCAAGGGACACAACAAACTAAAGAATAAGAGGATTCTTCTCTTGATAAAGCCAAAATGAAATTGCAGAGCTCACTGCCCTATGctgccaaaaccaaacactCTGGAGCTGAAAGCCTGGTAGACCAATGCCTGAGTGGCTGAAGTCACAGGATcgctgaatcacagaatggtttgcattggaagggaccttgaagaccatcttgttccaaccccctgccatgggcagggacaccttctactagaccaggttgcttcaagccccttccaacccaaccttgaacacttccagggatagggcagacagtgcttctctgggaaacctgtgccaatatccctgtccctccacccCTCTTCCCAAGTCCCTTTTCAGGTCTCTTGGACCCCCTTtaagcactggaaggggctctcaggtctccctggagccttctcttctccaggtgaacactaccagctctcccagcctggctccagagcagaggggctccagcactggagcatctccatggtctcccctggacttgctccagcagctccatgtccttcctatGTTgaggactccagagctggatgcagtactccaggtggggtctcatctGAATGGAGCAGAGGCAAAGCTCTAGGCATGTTGTGCCCACCATGTGTCCACCCAGGGGTCCCGCTGGCACATGGGGCAAGACATGGGCAGGGcaacaggcacagcaggagcagcaactGCTGGAGAACTCAGGGTCTGGAACCATCACATCTCTATGGGCAAGAAGGGTGAGCAACCAAGAAGATACCTACCTGGGCAGTCTGGTGAAAGTAACTGTGATGGGGTAATGCAGCTGGGCATCACTAATAAGCTGCATGTGCACAGCTGAGTTCTCATTCCTTATGGATATGGGCAGTTTTGTAAGATGAGATGgaaactttctgtcctggtgtGAGAGGCTGCAAGATGTGCCTGGAGAGGGGGCAGAGAAAACAACCCAGCCTTGCCCAGCTCCAGGACAGGCTCACCACTTGGTGAGCATTTGCCAAGGCACTGGATGAGGAGTCCCAGGTTCAACACCATCCCACACCATTGCGGAGTGGAAATGTCCATCTTTTGTGGATCCAGAAGACATACAATGGTCCCTCTTCATTGCTGTGTGCTGGAACCTGCACATCCTGTCTACCTTTCTCCTGGTCATTCTGCCTGGAAAAAACCTTGCAGTGAAACCAGAGACACCAATCAGAGATGTCATAGACACTGGTGATATTTCTATCCAGCCAAGATCTGAAAGACTGGAAATAAATACAGGTGAGCTGGACACACATGGGAAGCCTCTAGTGAAAAGGTACTGGCCAGCCTGCAGAGGTGACCCAAGGCTTTGGAAGGAAATAGAAATGACTGAGATCCCAAGAATAGTATTGCTTTAATTGATAGGGGGttaatcaaattaaaaatataaattctctTGTTTTGGACTCAGGGTAAAACACTGActgctggggaaggagctgccccCAGAACAAAACACTGAAGACTCTGAGGGGATGACTCCCTGCTCTTTTAGGCTGATGGCCATGGGCCTGTGGCTGGCCAGGTACACTCCTGAGCTGGAGACATGGCTCTTCttcaggaggggcaggaaaCAGGACAGCAGAGCACTGGCATAGTGGGCTGAGATGAGAAATGTAGCCTTGTCACCAGGTGACAGGATGGATGAGTGACAGACAATGGACAGCCAGAAATGCTCCTCTGGCTACTTTTCCTCAAGTAacacctcagcagcagcagcagcactaaTCCCATGACATCATTAAGGAGAGACATCCCAGCGCTGCCTTGAAGGGTGACcaccaagcccagggctgcagctgagccatcccagctctccagggacccctgctcctcaccctggggATGGACTAAGAGCTGCAGGTGTGGGAGCTGGACCACACACGCCCAGGCTGCACAGAGACCAGCCGGTGTGACCCCATCTTCTGGCCTGCCCAGATGCCTCATGGagggggtgggcacagggagagtAGTGGCAAACACTGCAGCcatgcagggagggagcagatgTCAGGCATCATGGGGATGAGCAttggagctctgctgggagggaagagaaTTTTGGAAGGAGCCTCATGCATGAAAGCACAGGAGCAACCAAAGGCACTCAGGCTGCTTACGGGGACAAGGGATATGAATCAGGGCAGGCCTGCCTGGGGACCCTCAGCCCAATGGCAGCATCTGGAGCTGCGCAACATCCACATCCATTGCCAGTGCCAAACCCCACAGGTCTCTGGGGCCTGCTTTTCCAGTCCCATGGAaattgcagcagcagagccccagccctgcaggcaccAGGGCAGAGAAGCCATGGGAGGTCCTGCTGGGAAGGTCAGTGTACAGTGCCAGGCATAGGTTCATCCAGGTCTCAAAGTGAAATGCCTGAGCCTTGGGGTTCCCACCGAGCCGTGAAGCTGCTGTCCTGTCTCCCCATGGTGAGTGCAGCATCAGGAGGGCACAGCCACCAGCGGTGTTAGGAGCCTTTCCCTGTTAGCCAGGACATGTCTCCGGTTCTAAAAGAGCGAAAAACCAGGTGAGGTGTTTCTCAGCATGTGGAAGCAAatgttctctgtgtgttttggtgCTAGTCCAGATATTAGTCATTGGGGCCTATCCCAGCACCATGCTGCACTGTGCAGAGGCTCTCTGCTCTCACTCACATGTCACTGAACTGTCCAAAAAGTCCATGCAGATCCTCAGTTCCATGTAAAACTGAACTCAAacacttactttttttttacttatacCCTGCCCTTCTGGCATTCAGCTGAATATTCATGGaaagcccccaaacccccagccAAGCAGGGTCCCAGCCAacaggcccatccccagcaGATCTGTGCCTGATGTGGCTCCTGGCACCCCGCACAGCacaacacagcagcacagcagcatcgCCCCCTCTATGAGGGTTATGCAAAACAAGGATGCCCCACCACACAATCAGTGTCCCCATGTGGGAACTAGGGACATGGCCCAGTCAGGTGGCTGGctgtccctcctgccaccctcatgcccagcacacccagcaccccaAACCGAACATACTTGCCATGATGGACAAACAGCCTAAAGTTGTGAAAGCAGgagacaaagagagaaaagacaTTCAGGTTTACATGGTCTGGTTTCCTCCAGGCCCCCCAAGCCCACCACAGGGCCAGCAGCTTCCACCTGCCACTGGGATGCCCATGAGATACCACCTCCCTCCCAGCCACAAAGTGGGAAACCAGCAACCACTTCCTGATGTACTGGGGATGATGGCacaagaaattcttccctgtgagggtgggcaggccctggcacaggttgcccagagaggctgtggctgccccatccctgcaagtgttcaaggccaggctgaacagggcttggagcaccctggtccagtggaaggtgtctctgcccatggtaGAGGGGGGAACAAGATGGTCTCTTTCaatccaaaccatcctgtgattttaTGAACCCTGTCTTGGCTGGGTGGACCCATGACATGCTCCTTACCCCAGGGGTGCCCAAGGGAGTCTGAGCTGGTTCAGAGATGCCTGGGGGCTCGGAGTGctcctttccctgagctttTGAAAAGATCTCCTTTTATTCCAGATGTGGAAACACCCTTGGGACAGGGACCCATAttccctcagcagctctgatTCCCACTCTGAAGTCTCCTTCCCAGCTCTTATCACTTCCCCGGCATTTGTCTTTCAGCACCCACACTCAGCACTCTTTCCTCTGCAAGGTCTCAAAAACaagagtgaaagagaaaaatgcccTATGTCTATGAGCTCCACTGCAAGGAACTGGAGGCTGAGACACCACAGGCTGGCATCCTGGTACCACCAGTTCTCTGAGCTGTGTTGTGCATAGAGGATTGTGCACAGGCTGCACATTCAGCCCCTCTCTGCAGGTGCCCTTGCCTGACTGGGTGCCCAGGTGATGTCCTTGGTGATGTGCCAGCACCTGAAGGCAGTAAATATCCCCCTCCCATCCAGTCTGTGCAAGGATTTGAGACCTAGTGTTTAAGACAAATGCCATGTGTGCAGGATGCCAGGGGAACTGGAGGAAgctgggaggcagcactggAGTAAGCAGTACAGGAAAGGAGATGCAAGAAGGGTATGGAGtaggagcagcagggaagagctgCCTTCGGGTTCTCAGCCCTGACCTGCACCCCATGGCTGTGCTTTGCCACTGCCCTGGCACTACTGGTTCCTGCTGCATGTCTACTTACTCCACATCACGCTTCCGGATggtcctgccagcagccaggaccTCAGCCACCTTGGAGACGATTGGGTCATAGTTCATgctggccacagccaccacCTCATCGCTCCTAGGGccgggcagagcagagcagttaGGGCACTCTGGATGGCCATCACCCAAAATCcaacaggctggagaggagcgGGAAGCAAAGAGAAACACCCACTCCAGAGCCAGGCCCGATCCCAAGGCATGAGCACCACAAGGACTGTGCTAGTGGCATGTGACAAGGGTCAGGAGAGGGCTCAAAGCTGGCATGGCAGGCTGGCCCCAGTGGTCCTGCCAATGCTCATGTGCTGGCATGGTGAGTATCACAAGGGTGTCTGGGAGACAGAGACAGCTCTGGCACCCTGGCATCTGTGGGAAACAAAGGTGGATCTGATGGTGGATAAAAACCTGGACATTTGCAAGACTGCCCACTGGTTGCTGTGatccttgtgctgctgccctgtgccaagggAATGGAGAGGCAGGTGGTCAGGATTTCCCTGTGGAACACTCAGCTGGCATGCTCCATATTCCCTTCCTGATCCCCACCTCCAAATAGGCAGAGTGCCCACCTCTGAGCTGCTTCACAGGCACCAGGTCAGCTGGAGTGTCCAACACCAGGATCCCACAGCCCCAGTGATGAAGCCCTGGTGTATGTAGGATGTCCAGGGCAGCTGACTGTTCCCCATCAGGATCCCAATGCAACCTCAAAGGTTGAGCGGGAAACCAatgaagcagaaagaagagaatgTAAAAATGCTGGAGGAGCTTAGGCTAAAGGCCATAGGCAAACAAGGGTTCTACTTTGAGGTCTGCTGAGGTCGACCCAAACACAAACCTTCTAAGACTGACCCATGAGATGATTTGTGGAGAGAGAACTGAATGGACAAACAATGTGAGATCAGGGAAGGTGTGTGGGTAAGATATTAAACTCTGGTGATGTTGAGTAAACTGAAGAATCAAAGCACCCACCAAACCAAGATCTGCTCTTCAATCCACTGCCACAAAGTTCTGTGATCAACAGAGCAAAGAGCAGCCAAGGAGGGGGGTACATGTGCCTAAttcccaggaggaggagagcaaaAGCCATGTTTCAGAGGATAGCCATGGGAGTTGAAGTGATCTCTCACAGCTGTCCACAAAACCATGGGGCAGCTCCATCACAGACTGTCTGTTTCAAAAGGTTCCCATTCCTAAATAAGCTCACTGCAAATCAAGGAGAGCAAGTGTCCTGAGCACAGCCAGCTCCCAGGTGGGAAACACAAAGTGGTTGGAGAGACCTGTCCATCAAAACCAGGGAGAGATTTGCTGTTCCTGTTTCCTATACACCTCCCAGCACAAGGCCTTTCACTGACCCCTACATTGCTCTGACCAGGGAGAGATGAAGTTTTCCTCTTCAAACTCGAGGGCAAAAAGAGCCCTATGATGAACACTGATGCTGAGGACAGGCTGTTGGAGTGGGAACCACCAGTGGTTCCTGCAACAGCCAAGGAAGACCAGGAGGAGAAGAGTGCAATTAtggtgtgggcacagcagaaGGAAGTAGAAGGAAATGGTTGGTTTGGGACTGTCCTTAGTCAAAAAGCATTAGCACTAAGCAGAAGAACCATCaccaaagaagaaagaggaagtgGCCTGTCACAgaagctgggacagggactTGATGACAGCTGAGCAAAGCAGTGGGGGACACAATGGCCAACCTCCACCAGATG
Coding sequences within:
- the LOC139679733 gene encoding transmembrane protein 17B-like, which produces MAAHTLLPPNLRRGLVAFSGSLFINNKTQDSGTTHIYQPAHEVLASLPLQVMLYFNVYYFPVWCLTEGMMLQLKYYLLPRHYQFLLITAFLILSLAEGFRLYLGYLGNLQEKVPELAGFLLLSFLIQLPLLLFLLTDSQVIHLPLEMSMHSLFLVFLLAEIVAAFLALKTMTKQLAAQFYLRQLQEGGRGQPGQTHGAGS